GGGCGTAGCCCAGCTCGTGGAGGCGCGTGTAGGCCCGGATCATCTCCGGCGTGAGCCAGGTCTCGGTCGTGCCGGCGCGCGGCGTGGTGGCGCACCCGGTAATTACCTCACGGAACGCGGTATCGAGCGTGACCCGGAAGCGTCCCGCGCGCATTGTCCGGCGCAGGCTGCGCGGCACGAGCAGGTTGTCGGTGGTCAGAACGAAGCGGGGATCGGGGGAGTGCCAGAGGATCGGCTCCCCCTTCGCGTACCAGGGAAAGATCGACTCGGAATAGGCGCGCAGGAGGCGCTCGGGTCGTAGATCGCCGCCGATGGCGACGATTCCGTCTTCGGCATGCTCGACGGGCGGGAACAGGATCGCCTCACCGAGCCGGTAGATCGGCATGCCTACGAGGCGCCCGCCGGCGCCGGCTTGCGCGTTTCCGACGGCGGCGGGGCCGGATCGACGTCGAAGGTCAGCTTTTCCCCGTCGAAGCCGATCACCGCCGTGCCCCCCGACTCGAGACGGCCGAAAAGGATCTCGTCGGTCAGCGGATCGCGCACCTCGGACTGGATCAGCCGGACCAGCGGGCGCGCCCCGAAGACGGGGTCGTACCCCTTGCCCGCCAGATGGGCGCGCGCCTCTGGGGTGAGCGACAGCGCCACATTGCGCTCGCGCAGCTGCGCCTCCAGCTCCAGGATGAACTTCTCGACGATCATCTCCATGACGTCGGGGGTCAGCGCGTCGAAGGTGACGATGGCGTCCAGGCGGTTGCGCAGCTCGGGCGAGAAAAGCCGCTCGATCGCCTGGCGCCCCTTGGCCCGGGCATCGCCGATCCCACGCTTGAAGCCGACGCTGCGGCCGCTCATCTCGCGCGAGCCGGCGTTGGACGTCAGGATCAGGGTCGCCTGGCGGAAATCGGCCTTGCGCCCCGTGTTGTCGCTCAAGGTGGCGTGGTCCATGATCTGCAGCAGGATGTCGAACAGATCGGGATGGGCCTTCTCGATCTCGTCGAGCAGCACCACGCAGTAGGGGTGCGAGCGCACCGCGTCCACCAGCAGGCCCCCCTGCTCGAAGCCGACGTAGCCCGGCGGCGCCCCGATCAGGCGCGCCACCGCGTGCTTCTCCATGTACTCGCTCATGTCATAGCGGATGAACTCGTTGCCCAGGTGCCGCGCCAGCTGGCGCGCCAGCTCCGTCTTGCCGACCCCCGTCGGGCCGGTAAACAGGAAGCAGCCGGCCGGCTTTTCGGGATGTCCCAGCCCGGCGCGGGCGCGGCGCACGGCGCGCGCCACGATCCCGACGGCCGGGCGCTGGCCGAAGACCACCCGGTTGAGCGATTCTTCGAGGGTGCGCAGCCGCTCCTTGTCGGAAACCGAGGCCTGCTTCTCGGGGAT
The sequence above is drawn from the Candidatus Polarisedimenticolia bacterium genome and encodes:
- the aat gene encoding leucyl/phenylalanyl-tRNA--protein transferase; translated protein: MPIYRLGEAILFPPVEHAEDGIVAIGGDLRPERLLRAYSESIFPWYAKGEPILWHSPDPRFVLTTDNLLVPRSLRRTMRAGRFRVTLDTAFREVITGCATTPRAGTTETWLTPEMIRAYTRLHELGYAHSAESWIGEELAGGLYGVSLGAAFFGESMFAREDDASKVAFVTLVEQLALWSIHLIDCQVPTPHLARFGAQSWPRRRYLEALRRAMRRPTRRGAWRLDPQEASPH